The proteins below are encoded in one region of Sedimentibacter sp. zth1:
- the hpt gene encoding hypoxanthine phosphoribosyltransferase: protein MDNCVKKVLFDEETLQLKIKELGAKITKDYEGKDLLVVCILKGAVMFVTDLVKRIDLPLQMDFMAVSSYGNATESSGIVRILKDLNEEICGKDILIVEDIIDTGLTLSYLIDILKSRNPNSVEICALLDKPDNRKSDLKIRYTGFQVADEFVVGYGLDFAEKYRNVPYIFVLKEEVYMK from the coding sequence ATGGACAATTGTGTAAAAAAAGTACTTTTTGATGAAGAAACACTACAATTAAAAATAAAAGAATTAGGTGCTAAAATAACGAAAGATTATGAAGGCAAAGATTTATTGGTAGTATGTATTTTAAAAGGTGCTGTAATGTTTGTAACAGACTTGGTAAAAAGAATTGATTTACCTTTGCAAATGGATTTCATGGCAGTTTCAAGTTATGGAAACGCTACTGAGTCATCTGGAATAGTTAGAATATTAAAAGATTTAAATGAAGAAATTTGTGGTAAAGATATACTAATAGTAGAAGATATTATTGACACTGGTTTAACATTATCTTATTTAATAGATATATTAAAATCAAGAAATCCTAATTCTGTAGAGATTTGTGCATTATTAGATAAACCTGATAACAGAAAATCAGATTTAAAAATTAGATATACAGGATTTCAAGTGGCAGATGAATTTGTTGTTGGATATGGACTTGATTTCGCAGAAAAATATAGAAATGTACCATATATATTTGTTTTAAAAGAAGAAGTATATATGAAATAA
- the ftsH gene encoding ATP-dependent zinc metalloprotease FtsH yields the protein MKGFAKSVAIYVLIFALIIVVVNTLVKPMDKAASISYSQLVTELESGNIKTIKFVENDVTGTFRDDKAFRAYIPNIIIFTSNFYDKYISDQVEGGIISVEGEPVPKTSFFFQALPTIGMVILLGVFWFIIMRQSQGGGSGKAMSFGKSRAKLNKEDNPDKIVKFADVAGLEEEKEELIEIVEFLKNPAKYTKLGARIPTGLLMVGPPGTGKTYLSKAVAGEAGVPFFSISGSDFVEMFVGVGASRVRDLFEQAKKNAPCIVFIDEIDAVGRKRGAGLGGGNDEREQTLNQLLVEMDGFGANEGIIVIAATNRPDVLDPALLRPGRFDRQVRVGVPDLKARVEILKVHCRKKPIEEDVDLEVIARRIPGFTPADIENLMNESALLAARQNLSTIPMQIIEDSITKVIAGPEKKSKIISEKEKKLTAYHEAGHAVVARLSSNLDPVHMVTIIPRGGAGGFTWYLPKEDRSYASKSEMQENIVRLLGGRVAEKLILDDISTGASNDIERATRIARDMVTVYGMTDALGPINYGQGDDEVFIGRDFNKVKNYSEEIAAKIDYEVRAIVDKAYNRAIEILDNNTDKLDKVAKSLLEKETISGKEFEELMTEC from the coding sequence TTGAAGGGTTTTGCAAAGAGTGTAGCTATATATGTATTAATATTTGCTTTAATAATAGTTGTAGTCAATACATTAGTTAAGCCTATGGATAAGGCGGCATCTATTAGTTATAGTCAATTGGTAACAGAATTAGAAAGTGGAAATATAAAAACTATTAAATTTGTAGAAAATGATGTTACAGGTACCTTTAGGGATGATAAAGCTTTTAGAGCTTATATACCGAATATAATTATATTTACTTCAAACTTTTATGATAAATATATATCAGATCAGGTTGAAGGAGGAATTATATCAGTTGAAGGTGAACCAGTACCAAAAACATCGTTCTTTTTTCAAGCATTACCAACAATAGGAATGGTAATTTTACTTGGAGTTTTCTGGTTTATTATAATGAGACAATCTCAAGGTGGTGGTTCTGGAAAGGCTATGTCATTTGGGAAAAGTCGTGCAAAATTAAATAAAGAGGATAATCCAGATAAAATAGTTAAGTTTGCGGATGTAGCAGGTTTAGAAGAAGAAAAAGAAGAACTTATTGAAATAGTTGAGTTTTTAAAGAATCCAGCTAAATACACAAAGCTTGGTGCAAGAATACCAACAGGTCTATTGATGGTAGGACCTCCAGGTACAGGTAAAACATACTTATCAAAAGCTGTAGCAGGTGAGGCTGGAGTACCTTTCTTTAGTATAAGTGGTTCAGATTTTGTTGAAATGTTTGTCGGTGTTGGTGCATCTAGAGTTAGAGATTTATTTGAACAAGCTAAGAAAAATGCTCCATGCATAGTATTTATTGATGAAATTGATGCTGTTGGTAGAAAAAGAGGAGCTGGACTTGGTGGTGGTAACGATGAAAGAGAGCAAACTTTAAATCAGTTGCTGGTAGAAATGGATGGATTTGGAGCTAACGAAGGAATAATAGTTATAGCGGCTACAAATAGACCAGACGTATTAGATCCAGCGTTATTAAGACCAGGTAGATTTGATAGACAGGTAAGAGTTGGAGTACCAGATTTAAAAGCTAGAGTTGAAATTCTAAAGGTTCACTGTAGAAAAAAACCTATTGAAGAAGATGTGGATTTAGAAGTTATAGCAAGAAGAATACCAGGATTTACTCCTGCAGATATAGAAAATCTTATGAATGAATCAGCATTATTAGCTGCAAGACAGAATTTATCCACAATTCCAATGCAGATAATTGAAGACTCTATAACAAAAGTTATTGCTGGTCCAGAGAAGAAAAGCAAAATTATTAGTGAAAAAGAGAAAAAACTTACTGCATACCATGAAGCTGGTCATGCTGTTGTTGCTAGATTATCATCTAATTTGGATCCAGTACACATGGTAACAATCATTCCAAGAGGCGGAGCTGGTGGGTTTACTTGGTATTTACCAAAAGAGGATAGGAGCTATGCATCTAAGAGCGAAATGCAAGAAAATATTGTTAGATTATTGGGTGGAAGAGTAGCTGAAAAACTGATTTTAGATGATATATCAACTGGAGCATCAAATGATATTGAAAGAGCTACAAGAATAGCTAGAGATATGGTTACAGTATATGGAATGACAGATGCTTTAGGACCTATAAATTATGGTCAAGGCGATGACGAAGTGTTTATAGGACGTGATTTTAATAAAGTAAAAAATTATAGTGAAGAAATTGCTGCTAAGATTGATTACGAAGTAAGAGCTATTGTAGACAAAGCATATAATAGAGCAATTGAGATATTAGATAATAATACTGATAAGCTTGACAAAGTAGCAAAGAGTCTACTTGAAAAAGAAACAATTTCAGGAAAAGAATTTGAAGAATTAATGACTGAGTGTTAA
- a CDS encoding thioesterase family protein, with protein sequence MELKLKIGLTNKFEKVVTKDDSAIKLGSGTLEVFSTPMMVAMMECASKDLVQPFLPEGFSTVGIGLNIKHIAATKVGKKVWAIAKLVEIDRKRLVLSIEAFDEDKKIGEGTHERYIVENEKFIGKL encoded by the coding sequence ATGGAATTGAAATTAAAGATAGGCTTGACAAATAAATTTGAAAAAGTTGTAACAAAAGATGATTCAGCGATTAAACTTGGAAGTGGAACATTAGAAGTATTTTCGACACCGATGATGGTGGCTATGATGGAATGTGCTTCAAAGGATTTAGTTCAACCTTTTTTACCAGAAGGTTTTTCAACTGTAGGTATAGGATTAAACATTAAGCACATAGCTGCTACAAAAGTAGGTAAAAAAGTATGGGCGATCGCTAAACTAGTAGAAATTGATAGAAAACGACTGGTTTTAAGTATAGAGGCATTTGATGAAGATAAAAAAATAGGTGAAGGAACACATGAAAGATATATAGTCGAAAATGAAAAATTCATAGGAAAGTTGTAA
- a CDS encoding chemotaxis protein yields the protein MEELNKSNIILESGTNEIGIMEFTIAGQIYGINVSKVREIMMYSNVNPMQRSHPYVEGVFKPRDTLMTVINLPKYLNLPESANKEKDIFIIADFNNMRVAFHVNTVVGIERMSWENISKPDSTIYGGTEGVATGIAEFEGRLITILDFEKIVADISPDNSIKISDLDSLGERKRVNYPILIAEDSMLLSKLIVDSLHKAGYSNVIKTNNGKEAWNYLCELKEHGEIHNHVSCIITDIEMPQMDGHRLTKLIKEDNELKQIPVIIFSSLINEEMKHKGDNLGADEQISKPEISKLVTIIDRLVQ from the coding sequence ATGGAAGAACTTAATAAAAGTAATATAATACTTGAATCAGGTACAAATGAAATTGGTATTATGGAATTTACTATTGCAGGCCAAATTTATGGCATCAATGTTTCTAAGGTTAGAGAGATAATGATGTATAGCAATGTCAATCCAATGCAAAGATCGCATCCTTATGTTGAGGGAGTATTTAAACCTAGAGATACACTAATGACAGTTATTAATTTGCCAAAGTATTTAAATTTACCGGAATCAGCCAATAAAGAAAAGGATATCTTTATTATTGCAGATTTCAACAATATGAGGGTTGCTTTTCATGTAAACACTGTAGTTGGAATTGAACGTATGTCTTGGGAAAATATATCTAAACCAGATTCTACAATATATGGTGGAACAGAAGGTGTAGCAACAGGTATAGCGGAATTTGAAGGTAGGTTAATAACAATTCTTGACTTTGAAAAAATAGTTGCTGATATAAGTCCAGATAATAGTATTAAAATTAGTGACCTAGATTCATTAGGTGAAAGAAAAAGAGTTAATTATCCTATTTTGATAGCCGAAGATTCAATGCTTTTATCTAAATTAATAGTTGATTCATTGCATAAAGCTGGCTATTCAAATGTTATAAAAACTAATAATGGAAAAGAAGCATGGAATTATCTTTGTGAGCTAAAAGAACATGGGGAAATTCATAATCATGTATCATGTATCATAACAGATATAGAAATGCCACAGATGGATGGTCATAGACTTACTAAACTAATAAAAGAAGATAATGAATTAAAACAAATACCTGTTATAATATTCTCTTCATTAATAAATGAGGAAATGAAGCATAAAGGGGATAACTTAGGCGCAGATGAACAAATATCGAAACCTGAAATATCAAAATTAGTAACAATTATAGATAGATTAGTTCAATAA
- a CDS encoding efflux RND transporter permease subunit, which yields MLSKFSVKKPYTVVVAIVLVLILGVVSYTKMSIDLIPSVNLPYAVVTTTYLGATPEKVEQVVTSPLEQVMASVNNIKNINSISAENMSIIILEFNEDTNMDSATIELRENLDMVSSFFPDEIGNPAIMKINPDMMPIMVMSASIEGMSDEESATYIEDKLVPLIKSVEGVASVSTTGLVENMIDVTLSKEKIANVNADISEFYAKKAMEMMVGNQIIDIEQSQEQSQMPSNQQGMQKMEITKELVSNILKGQNFAMPSNSIASEDGTTQLLRVGDKLQSIKELENLVIMSIPEYGSIKLSDVANLNTYDNLDSMYSKINGNYAIMLAMQKQPHYSTADVANNIQKKADEIIIDHPNIRFDVLMNQGQYVNVMIERIISNLLLGSLFAVIILYLFLRKIRPTLIVGASIIISVIGAFVLMYFSGITLNMISMGGLALGVGMLVDNSIVVIENIYRMRSEGKSAKDAAIEGAREVSGAITASTLTTVIVFLPIVFTQGITRQLFTDMALTIGFSLLASLVVALTLVPAASSVMLKSNIESKKTIIDKLVNVYTKALNKSLKYNWVSLILAVALLIVSITLAFSSNVSLFPSMDSGNITVSVNMPDTFSKQDRFEALDKLNDTLLSIDDIQTVGIMDTTNSTENSNAFMNMVGSGTTIYVLLDEDREASTENIVETIRNNTKDFNFEVTVSNSNMDMSMLTSGQIVINAYGRELDELREIAKNIGMEISSIKGVTEVDNGLGKVGQDMRVVVDKDKAIEKGLTVAQVYVAISDAIKSDSVTTTLTAEDFDYSVYVKDDRDINITSEKIQDITIQSPMGDSVKIGDISDIENSEGFSAIRRKGQERYVSITASLEEGYNIKEINSLIEEKLDKLDLPKGCRFEISGEMESIKDAFNDLFLMLALAIVFIYLVMVAQFQSLLSPFIVMFTIPLAFTGGFLALYICNMPVSIISLIGLIVLVGIVVNNGIVFVDYTNQQMNKGYNKKEALLIAAKNRLRPILMTALTTIIALIAMAFDRSSGAEILRPMAITTIGGMIYSTILTLFIIPAMYYIFKRDKKENR from the coding sequence ATGTTATCAAAATTCAGTGTAAAAAAACCATATACGGTTGTAGTTGCAATTGTTTTGGTCTTAATACTTGGTGTAGTATCATACACAAAAATGAGTATTGATTTAATACCAAGTGTAAACTTACCATATGCAGTAGTAACAACAACATACCTAGGAGCAACACCAGAAAAAGTGGAGCAAGTAGTTACATCACCATTAGAACAGGTGATGGCTTCAGTTAATAACATTAAAAATATTAATTCTATTTCAGCAGAGAATATGTCAATTATTATATTAGAGTTTAATGAAGACACTAATATGGATTCTGCTACAATTGAATTAAGAGAGAATTTGGATATGGTTTCTTCATTTTTTCCGGATGAAATAGGAAACCCTGCAATAATGAAAATTAACCCTGATATGATGCCTATAATGGTTATGTCAGCATCAATCGAAGGAATGTCTGATGAAGAATCAGCTACGTACATTGAAGACAAATTAGTACCATTAATTAAAAGTGTTGAGGGTGTAGCTTCAGTATCAACTACTGGTTTGGTTGAAAATATGATAGACGTTACATTATCAAAAGAAAAAATAGCTAATGTAAATGCTGATATAAGTGAATTTTATGCAAAAAAAGCTATGGAAATGATGGTTGGAAATCAAATAATTGATATTGAGCAATCACAAGAACAGTCTCAAATGCCATCAAATCAACAAGGCATGCAGAAGATGGAAATTACTAAAGAATTAGTAAGCAATATACTGAAAGGACAAAATTTTGCAATGCCTTCTAATTCTATAGCTTCAGAAGATGGAACAACACAACTTTTAAGAGTTGGTGATAAACTTCAAAGTATAAAAGAACTAGAAAACTTAGTAATTATGAGTATTCCAGAGTATGGTTCTATCAAATTGTCAGATGTAGCAAACCTAAATACATATGATAATTTAGATTCGATGTACTCAAAAATAAATGGCAATTATGCTATAATGTTGGCTATGCAAAAGCAACCACACTATTCAACAGCAGATGTCGCTAACAATATTCAGAAAAAAGCTGATGAAATTATTATAGATCACCCTAATATTAGGTTTGATGTATTAATGAATCAAGGACAATATGTAAATGTAATGATTGAACGTATAATTTCAAATCTGTTGCTTGGTTCATTGTTTGCAGTTATAATCTTATATTTATTCTTAAGGAAAATAAGACCAACGTTAATAGTTGGTGCATCAATAATAATTAGTGTTATAGGTGCTTTTGTGCTAATGTATTTTTCAGGAATAACATTGAATATGATTTCAATGGGTGGGCTAGCGCTTGGAGTAGGTATGTTAGTAGATAACTCCATAGTTGTTATTGAAAATATTTATCGTATGCGTTCAGAAGGAAAAAGTGCAAAGGATGCTGCTATAGAAGGGGCAAGAGAAGTATCAGGTGCAATTACTGCATCAACTTTGACAACAGTTATAGTGTTTTTACCTATAGTATTTACGCAAGGTATAACAAGACAGTTGTTTACAGATATGGCACTTACAATAGGTTTTTCACTACTTGCCAGCCTTGTAGTAGCATTAACATTAGTTCCAGCTGCATCAAGTGTTATGCTTAAAAGCAATATTGAGTCTAAAAAAACAATCATTGATAAATTAGTTAATGTATATACCAAAGCTCTAAATAAATCACTTAAATATAATTGGGTGTCATTGATTTTAGCAGTGGCTTTATTGATAGTAAGCATTACATTGGCATTTTCATCTAATGTTAGCTTATTTCCATCAATGGATAGTGGAAATATAACAGTATCTGTAAACATGCCAGATACATTTTCAAAACAAGATAGATTTGAAGCACTAGATAAGCTTAATGATACTTTATTGTCAATAGATGATATACAAACGGTTGGTATCATGGATACGACAAACTCTACAGAAAATTCAAATGCTTTTATGAATATGGTTGGTTCAGGAACTACTATATATGTATTGCTTGATGAAGATAGGGAAGCATCAACAGAGAATATTGTAGAAACAATTAGAAATAATACAAAAGACTTCAATTTTGAAGTAACAGTTAGCAATTCAAATATGGATATGTCAATGCTAACATCTGGTCAAATAGTTATAAATGCATACGGTAGAGAGCTTGATGAATTAAGAGAAATAGCAAAAAATATAGGAATGGAAATCAGCTCTATAAAAGGCGTAACTGAGGTTGATAACGGGTTAGGCAAGGTCGGTCAAGATATGAGAGTTGTAGTAGATAAAGATAAAGCCATAGAAAAAGGACTTACAGTTGCGCAGGTTTATGTTGCAATAAGCGATGCTATAAAATCTGATTCAGTTACTACTACATTAACAGCAGAAGATTTTGATTATAGTGTATATGTCAAAGACGATAGAGACATAAATATAACATCTGAAAAAATACAAGACATAACAATTCAATCACCAATGGGAGATAGCGTGAAAATTGGAGATATATCAGATATAGAAAATTCTGAAGGATTTTCAGCAATCAGAAGAAAAGGTCAAGAAAGATATGTTAGTATTACAGCTTCATTAGAAGAAGGTTATAATATAAAAGAAATTAATAGTTTAATTGAAGAAAAACTTGATAAACTAGATTTACCTAAAGGATGTAGATTTGAGATATCAGGTGAGATGGAATCAATCAAAGATGCATTTAATGATTTATTTTTGATGCTAGCATTGGCAATAGTATTTATATACCTTGTAATGGTAGCACAATTTCAATCATTATTATCGCCATTTATTGTAATGTTTACTATACCACTTGCATTCACAGGAGGATTCTTAGCATTGTATATATGCAATATGCCTGTAAGCATCATATCTTTGATAGGATTGATAGTCCTAGTAGGTATAGTTGTAAACAATGGTATAGTATTTGTTGACTATACTAATCAACAGATGAACAAAGGGTATAACAAAAAAGAGGCATTGCTAATTGCAGCAAAAAATAGATTAAGACCAATACTTATGACAGCATTAACAACTATTATAGCCTTAATTGCTATGGCATTTGACAGAAGTAGTGGAGCAGAAATACTTAGACCAATGGCTATAACAACAATAGGTGGAATGATTTACTCTACTATATTAACATTATTCATCATACCAGCGATGTACTATATATTTAAAAGAGATAAAAAAGAAAATAGATAA
- a CDS encoding TetR/AcrR family transcriptional regulator — translation MHDKKEQIFEATLSLFKEGNTLSNIKVIDIAKKANIGKGTVYEYFDSKDEIFAKSVTSFAQKQKKVLISAIDSVENCSFKEIFYKIMQSVNKIIIENRPLFGMMLLSARTYKLNSEYEDLIKSELLGIKKEIVNVIIKVVLKGQQEKIISTNVEEKDIMFAFLAISSTLNHYNEKKQNCLREAMTFEQICDFCYEKFVKILS, via the coding sequence ATGCACGATAAAAAAGAGCAAATATTTGAAGCAACATTAAGTCTTTTTAAAGAAGGTAATACACTTAGCAATATCAAGGTAATAGATATTGCTAAGAAAGCTAATATAGGCAAAGGAACAGTTTATGAGTATTTTGATTCAAAAGATGAAATATTTGCAAAATCAGTAACAAGCTTTGCGCAAAAGCAAAAAAAAGTTCTAATTAGCGCTATTGATAGTGTTGAAAATTGTAGTTTTAAAGAAATTTTCTACAAAATAATGCAGTCGGTAAATAAAATAATCATTGAAAACAGACCGCTATTTGGTATGATGTTACTTAGTGCAAGAACTTATAAGCTCAATAGTGAATATGAAGACCTAATAAAAAGTGAACTTCTAGGAATTAAAAAAGAAATAGTTAATGTAATTATAAAGGTTGTTCTAAAAGGACAGCAAGAAAAGATTATTTCAACAAATGTAGAAGAAAAAGATATTATGTTTGCTTTTTTAGCAATAAGCTCTACATTAAATCATTATAATGAGAAAAAACAGAATTGTCTAAGAGAAGCAATGACATTTGAGCAAATATGCGATTTTTGTTATGAAAAGTTTGTTAAAATTCTTAGCTAG
- a CDS encoding ABC transporter permease, with amino-acid sequence MGKSYLKNIWRDIYKTFNRFLAILSIVALGVGFLAGLMATTPDMRISTDNYYDNTDFMDIRIVGTLGLTQNDVERLEKIYSIDKIMPSYTYDILLNGPNIETYVTKIHSLAASNSVYLNQIEIVEGRMPKNADEILVEYKRNMKNTLKLNDILTLSASNKNLDNVLEVNKFKIVGFVNSSYYFSDEREVSTVGNGTVNLIVYAIEDSFSLEAYTDIFLTVNGAKELNTFSNKYDDLINKTAEIIEDIDEIEYPKWYVLDRHYNAGFESFNQNANKVEAISKVFPIFFFLVAALVSLTTMTRMVEEERIQIGTLKALGYGKVIIAAKYVLYAAIASILGSIIGLTVGFKLFPTVIWNAYEMMYRLPPLITEFNTKYALFSSLSVILCTIIATIFACYNTFVENPAQLMLPRVPKGGKRVFLEHIPLIWNKMKFSYKVTARNLIRYKKRFFMTVIGVAGCTALLLTGFGLRDSIGDIIYKQFGDIFKYNLIVNLKEKSSIEDSPKLTELLNNKNLISDYTKIHQKKITATSKNNNNTATPSITVFEDLNKINDFISLRNRKTGVPIKLNNNSVVVTEKLAEKLDIKIGDFIILENNDKHASQFTVTDITENYVYGYVYISKGTYIDAFETEPTFDILIGNIINDDNVTRDKIATTLLEENKVNTINFTNLLKTDYSNLLNNIDYIVIVIIFCAGLLAFIVLYNLTNINITERIKEIATIKVLGFYDNEVAAYIYRETIILSVIGALSGLVAGIFLHRFVVATAEVENMMFGRTISPASYIYSFALTMLFSIVVNIFMNKKLKAINMVESMKAND; translated from the coding sequence ATGGGTAAATCATACTTAAAAAATATATGGAGAGATATTTATAAAACATTCAATAGATTTTTAGCAATTCTTTCTATCGTTGCTTTAGGTGTTGGATTTTTAGCTGGGCTAATGGCGACTACACCTGATATGAGAATTTCTACAGATAATTATTATGATAATACTGATTTTATGGATATTAGAATAGTAGGTACTCTTGGACTTACACAAAATGATGTTGAAAGGTTAGAAAAGATTTATAGTATAGATAAAATAATGCCTTCATATACATATGATATTCTTTTAAATGGACCTAATATAGAAACATATGTAACAAAAATACATAGTCTTGCAGCAAGCAATTCTGTATATTTAAATCAAATTGAAATTGTTGAAGGAAGAATGCCTAAAAATGCAGATGAAATATTAGTTGAATACAAAAGAAATATGAAAAATACACTTAAACTAAATGATATATTGACTTTATCAGCATCTAATAAAAATTTAGACAATGTTTTAGAAGTTAATAAATTTAAAATAGTAGGCTTTGTTAATTCATCTTATTATTTTTCTGATGAAAGAGAAGTAAGTACAGTTGGAAATGGAACTGTTAATTTAATAGTTTATGCTATTGAAGACAGTTTTTCTCTAGAAGCATATACTGATATTTTTCTAACTGTAAATGGTGCTAAAGAATTAAATACATTCTCTAATAAATATGATGATTTAATAAATAAAACAGCTGAAATAATTGAAGACATAGATGAAATTGAATATCCTAAGTGGTACGTACTTGACAGGCATTATAACGCTGGCTTTGAAAGCTTTAATCAAAATGCAAATAAGGTAGAAGCTATTTCGAAAGTATTTCCAATATTTTTCTTTTTAGTAGCAGCACTTGTGTCCTTAACAACCATGACAAGAATGGTTGAGGAAGAAAGAATACAAATTGGCACTCTTAAAGCATTAGGATATGGGAAAGTAATTATTGCAGCTAAGTATGTATTGTATGCAGCAATTGCAAGCATTTTAGGGTCAATTATTGGTTTAACAGTGGGTTTTAAGCTTTTTCCTACTGTTATTTGGAATGCATATGAAATGATGTATAGACTTCCTCCTTTGATTACAGAATTTAACACAAAGTATGCATTGTTTTCATCACTTTCAGTTATATTGTGCACAATTATTGCAACTATTTTTGCTTGCTATAATACCTTTGTTGAAAATCCAGCTCAACTTATGCTACCACGTGTTCCAAAGGGTGGAAAAAGAGTTTTTCTTGAACACATTCCACTTATTTGGAACAAAATGAAATTTTCATACAAAGTTACAGCAAGAAATTTAATTAGATACAAAAAAAGATTTTTTATGACTGTTATTGGTGTTGCAGGTTGTACAGCTTTACTATTAACTGGCTTTGGACTTAGAGACAGTATTGGAGATATAATTTATAAACAATTTGGTGATATATTTAAATACAATTTAATTGTTAATTTAAAAGAAAAAAGTTCTATAGAAGATTCTCCTAAACTTACTGAACTTCTTAATAACAAAAATTTAATATCTGATTATACTAAAATACACCAAAAGAAAATTACTGCAACATCTAAAAACAATAACAATACAGCTACTCCAAGTATAACAGTTTTTGAAGACTTAAATAAAATAAATGATTTCATTTCATTAAGGAACAGAAAAACAGGCGTACCTATAAAATTAAATAATAATAGTGTAGTAGTTACTGAAAAGTTAGCTGAAAAGTTAGATATAAAAATTGGTGATTTCATTATTTTAGAAAATAATGATAAACATGCATCTCAATTTACAGTTACTGATATAACTGAAAATTATGTATATGGCTACGTATACATATCTAAAGGAACATATATAGATGCTTTTGAAACGGAGCCTACGTTTGATATTTTAATAGGTAATATTATTAATGATGATAATGTAACCAGAGATAAAATTGCAACTACACTGCTAGAAGAAAATAAAGTTAATACAATTAATTTTACAAATTTACTAAAAACTGATTATTCTAACTTACTAAATAACATTGATTACATCGTTATTGTAATAATATTCTGTGCAGGACTTCTAGCTTTTATTGTACTGTATAACCTAACAAATATTAATATAACCGAGAGAATTAAAGAAATAGCTACAATAAAAGTTTTAGGATTTTATGATAATGAGGTTGCTGCATATATATACAGAGAAACAATAATATTAAGTGTTATTGGTGCACTGAGCGGACTTGTTGCTGGAATATTTTTACATCGATTTGTTGTTGCTACGGCTGAAGTTGAAAATATGATGTTTGGTAGAACTATTTCTCCTGCAAGCTATATTTATTCATTTGCACTAACAATGTTGTTTAGCATAGTTGTTAATATATTTATGAATAAAAAACTTAAAGCAATAAATATGGTTGAAAGCATGAAAGCAAATGATTAA
- a CDS encoding ABC transporter ATP-binding protein, giving the protein MSSFVKFSNVCKYYKMGNQTINAAANINFEINEGEFCIIVGPSGAGKTTVLNMLGGMDKCDTGSIILDGKDISKFNNKKLTKYRRYDVGFVFQFYNLIQNLTALENVEIASEICKSPLNAEKTLEQVGLKERIKNFPAQLSGGEQQRVSIARALAKNPKILLCDEPTGALDYNTGKSVLKLLQDTSKNTGKTVIVITHNQAITRMADRIIKIKNGMVSSNEININPMSIERIEW; this is encoded by the coding sequence TTGAGTAGCTTTGTTAAGTTTTCAAATGTATGTAAATATTATAAAATGGGTAATCAAACTATAAACGCAGCTGCCAACATCAATTTTGAAATAAATGAAGGCGAATTTTGTATAATTGTAGGGCCTAGTGGTGCTGGAAAAACAACTGTGCTAAATATGCTTGGTGGTATGGATAAATGTGATACTGGAAGTATTATACTCGATGGAAAAGATATAAGTAAATTCAACAATAAGAAACTTACAAAGTACCGTAGATATGATGTAGGATTTGTGTTTCAATTTTATAATTTAATTCAAAATCTTACCGCCTTAGAAAATGTTGAAATTGCAAGTGAAATATGTAAAAGCCCTTTAAATGCTGAAAAAACACTTGAACAAGTAGGTTTGAAGGAAAGAATTAAGAACTTTCCCGCACAATTATCTGGTGGAGAACAGCAACGTGTTTCTATTGCAAGAGCTTTAGCTAAAAATCCTAAAATACTACTTTGTGATGAACCAACTGGTGCACTTGATTACAATACTGGAAAATCAGTACTAAAGCTTTTACAGGATACATCTAAAAACACTGGTAAAACAGTTATTGTAATAACTCATAACCAAGCCATAACACGTATGGCTGATAGAATTATAAAAATCAAAAATGGAATGGTTTCATCGAATGAGATTAACATAAATCCAATGTCTATTGAAAGGATTGAATGGTAA